The Candidatus Margulisiibacteriota bacterium genome contains the following window.
TCCATCAGCCTGGCGGCCCGGTTATAACCGATCCGGAACTTCCGCTGGATGTAAGAGGTCGAAGCGACCTGGGTCTCGACGATCAATTTAGCAACTTCGCCGAACATCGCGTCCCGACCGTTGCCCCCTCCCGCCTCTCCGTCTTTCTTCTCGCCTTCAAGCGGTGTTATTTCTGTGATCTCTTTGAGATAGTCGGGATCGGCCTGCTTCTTGATGAATTCTAAGACCCGTTCGGTTTCCTTATCGGTCAGGAAACAACCCTGCACGCGCGTCGGTTTCATCGCGCCGATCGGATTGTAGAGCATGTCGCCGCGGCCAAGGAGCTTTTCCGCCCCCGCCGAGTCGAGAATAACACGGGAATCGATCTGGGTCGCGACGGCAAAAGCGACGCGCGACGGAATGTTGGCTTTGATCAAACCGGTAATAACGTCGACCGAGGGACGCTGGGTCGCCACGACCAGGTGAATCCCGGTGGCGCGGGCCATCTGGGCGATCCGGCAGATCGAGGCTTCGACTTCGTTGGCGGCAACCATCATCAAGTCGGCTAACTCGTCAATAATCACCACAATAAGCGGCAGACGCTGGTCTTTATCAACCTTGTTGTTGTAGGCTTGCAGGTTTCTGGCCCCGAGATCGTGGAACAACTTGTAGCGCCGTTCCATCTCCCAAAGGACCCAGGTCTTTAAAGTGGCGGAAGCTTTGCGGACATCGGTCACGACCGGCGCCAGCAGGTGGGCGATACCGTCATAGATTGAGAGCTCTACCATTTTCGGGTCGATCATCAGCATTTTGACCTCATCAGGCCGGGCACGCAAAAGAATGCTCATGATCAGTGAATTGACGAAGACGCTCTTCCCCGAGCCGGTCGTTCCGGCGATCAGCAAGTGGGGCATCTTTCCCAGGTCGCCGTAGACCGGCGCGCCGGCGAGGTCTTTGCCGATAGTAATGTAAAGCTTGGAGGAGTTTTTCCGGAATTCCGGCTGCTTGGCGATCTCCTTCATCCGGACCGTCGTCGTCATGGCGTTCGGGACTTCGATCCCGACCACCGATTTTCCCGGGACCGGCGCTTCAATCCGAACGCCGGACGCGGCCAGGTTCAAAGCGATGTCGTCGGCCAGATTGGCGATCCGGCTAACCTTAACCCCCGGCTCTGGTTGCAATTCGTAGCGGGTAACAGACGGTCCCTGGAAGATCGAAACGACGTGCGCCCCAACCCCGAAACTGCGCAGAGCATCTTCCAGCAACCCTTTGCGCATTTCGGTCGTTTCGCGCATCTTATCGGCTTGTTTCTTTTCTTTGGCATTCTGCTCGTCCAAAAGATCGAGCGGCGGCAGTTGATAATTG
Protein-coding sequences here:
- a CDS encoding DNA translocase FtsK 4TM domain-containing protein; the protein is MPPKKSNNNGQSAAPLRREARKKAGETQISSKFKQDIIGILLIALALIIFISNQSSATGLVGLYVIKKALRSVMGVGIYVLPFFVALYGVIMLLRHEIKELAVRLTGLLVMFLVFISTAQFIDPAYFAATTYPIVQGAGGAAGFFVRFVLEKTVGLAGAYILLATFGFIALLLMLNLTFQSLISFVLGIFHFESVPDKAKPTAVKKAAPAPVKENAPVPVVTQLPLPESETEPEEEPKRKPVLEFPMPKYDNEADAKNEEETEEGRKEYSNYQLPPLDLLDEQNAKEKKQADKMRETTEMRKGLLEDALRSFGVGAHVVSIFQGPSVTRYELQPEPGVKVSRIANLADDIALNLAASGVRIEAPVPGKSVVGIEVPNAMTTTVRMKEIAKQPEFRKNSSKLYITIGKDLAGAPVYGDLGKMPHLLIAGTTGSGKSVFVNSLIMSILLRARPDEVKMLMIDPKMVELSIYDGIAHLLAPVVTDVRKASATLKTWVLWEMERRYKLFHDLGARNLQAYNNKVDKDQRLPLIVVIIDELADLMMVAANEVEASICRIAQMARATGIHLVVATQRPSVDVITGLIKANIPSRVAFAVATQIDSRVILDSAGAEKLLGRGDMLYNPIGAMKPTRVQGCFLTDKETERVLEFIKKQADPDYLKEITEITPLEGEKKDGEAGGGNGRDAMFGEVAKLIVETQVASTSYIQRKFRIGYNRAARLMDELQAAGIVSAPEGEGKGRRVLASRETLAGMGIQ